In one window of Pseudochaenichthys georgianus chromosome 5, fPseGeo1.2, whole genome shotgun sequence DNA:
- the LOC117446272 gene encoding complement C1q subcomponent subunit B-like has product MAPRWLSCGTAVFLLLLHISLVVSQSCANGIPGIPGSHGPNGMDGPVGEKGDAGEAGQPIRGQKGFLGLGGPPGRPGLKGDVGLPGHSGNPGRHGEKGRPFNPSNQQISFFSYKRVISQTPELDNTIDFNRQILPELDEQFRGEELNNGTFTCAIKGIYFFSYHFSAKSRVCVKMMKNSEDHMTLCDTSEGFLVTSGSAVLDLKVGDTVSLQATRYNSLVTKMDSTSHTFTGFLISPTGI; this is encoded by the exons ATG GCCCCCCGGTGGCTGAGCTGCGGTACTGCAGTGTTTCTGCTCCTGCTCCACATCTCTCTGGTCGTCTCACAATCCTGCGCCAATGGGATCCCGGGGATACCGGGCAGCCATGGACCCAACGGCATGGACGGGCCAGTGGGAGAAAAGGGAGACGCTG GTGAGGCAGGACAGCCTATCAGGGGCCAGAAGGGGTTTCTGGGTCTCGGGGGCCCCCCAGGACGCCCCGGCCTGAAGGGGGACGTGGGTCTTCCTGGACATTCTGGAAACCCAGGCCGACACGGGGAGAAAGGAAGACCCTTCAACCCTTCCAACCAGCAGATATCTTTCTTCTCCTACAAACGGGTGATATCTCAAACCCCAGAACTCGACAATACCATCGACTTCAACCG CCAGATTTTGCCTGAGCTGGATGAGCAGTTTCGTGGAGAGGAATTGAACAACGGGACGTTCACATGTGCCATCAAAGGAATCTATTTCTTCAGTTATCACTTTTCAGCAAAGAGCAGA GTGTGTGTGAAAATGATGAAGAACAGTGAGGATCACATGACGCTGTGCGACACGTCCGAGGGTTTCCTGGTGACCTCCGGCTCTGCGGTGCTGGACCTGAAGGTCGGAGACACCGTGTCTCTGCAGGCGACCAGGTACAACAGCTTGGTGACGAAGATGGACAGCACCAGCCACACCTTCACCGGATTCCTGATCTCCCCCACCGGCATCTGA